From a region of the Danio aesculapii chromosome 4, fDanAes4.1, whole genome shotgun sequence genome:
- the myf5 gene encoding myogenic factor 5 has protein sequence MEVFSTSQIFYDSTCASSPEDLEFGANGELTGSEEDEHVRAPGAPHQPGHCLQWACKACKRKASTVDRRRAATMRERRRLKKVNHAFEALRRCTSANPSQRLPKVEILRNAIQYIESLQELLREQVENYYSLPMESSSEPASPSSSCSESMVDCNSPLWPQMNQSYGNNYNFDAQNASTMERTPGVSSLQCLSSIVDRLSSVDPVGMRNMVVLSPTGSDSQCSSPDSPNNRPVYHVL, from the exons ATGGAAGTATTCTCCACATCCCAGATCTTCTACGACAGCACTTGTGCTTCGTCTCCTGAAGATTTAGAGTTTGGAGCCAACGGGGAACTGACCGGTTCTGAGGAGGATGAGCATGTGCGGGCTCCTGGGGCTCCGCATCAACCGGGCCACTGTCTCCAATGGGCCTGCAAAGCTTGCAAGCGTAAAGCCAGTACGGTGGACCGCCGGAGAGCCGCCACCATGAGGGAACGGCGCAGGCTGAAGAAGGTCAATCACGCCTTTGAGGCGCTACGCCGCTGCACCTCGGCCAACCCTAGCCAACGTCTCCCCAAGGTGGAGATCCTGAGGAACGCCATCCAGTACATCGAGAGCCTTCAGGAGCTCCTCAGGGAACAGGTGGAGAACTACTACAGCCTGCCGATGGAGAGCAGCTCTGAGCCTGCCAGTCCCTCCTCCAGCTGCTCAGAGAGCATG GTCGACTGCAACAGTCCTTTATGGCCTCAGATGAATCAAAGCTATGGGAATAACTACAACTTTGACGCACAAAATG CTAGCACAATGGAGCGGACCCCAGGAGTGTCCAGCTTGCAGTGTTTGTCCAGCATTGTGGACAGACTGTCCTCTGTAGATCCTGTGGGAATGAGGAACATGGTTGTTCTTTCTCCAACCGGAAGTGATTCCCAGTGCAGTTCTCCAGACAGTCCCAACAACAGACCAGTTTACCACGTACTGTGA